The proteins below are encoded in one region of Polynucleobacter sp. AP-Elch-400A-B2:
- the ychF gene encoding redox-regulated ATPase YchF: MSLKCGIVGLPNVGKSTLFNALTKAGIAAENYPFCTIEPNVGVVEVPDPRLAALAEIVKPERILPAAVEFVDIAGLVAGASKGEGLGNQFLANIRETDAITHVVRCFEDANVIHVAGKIDPISDIGVIDTELALSDLTTVEKTLQRSSKAAKSGNDKEAAALVAVLTKVQAHLDQAQPVRSMKLTEEENLLLKPLCLITAKPAMYIANVKEDGFKNNPHLEEVIQHAAKEGAPVVAVCAAIEAEIADLDDADKVEFLADLGMEESGLDRVIRAGYKLLGLQTYFTAGVKEVRAWTIHQGDTAPQAAGVIHTDFERGFIRAQTIAFEDFVQFKGEPGAKEAGKMRAEGKEYVIKDGDVLNFLFNV, translated from the coding sequence GTGGCATCGTCGGCCTGCCTAACGTCGGCAAATCTACCCTCTTTAACGCGCTTACCAAAGCTGGAATCGCGGCGGAAAATTATCCTTTCTGCACGATCGAGCCCAATGTAGGCGTGGTCGAGGTTCCTGACCCCCGTCTTGCCGCTTTGGCCGAGATCGTCAAGCCTGAGCGCATCCTGCCTGCCGCTGTCGAATTTGTCGATATTGCGGGATTGGTGGCTGGCGCTTCTAAAGGTGAAGGTTTAGGGAATCAATTTTTAGCGAATATTCGTGAAACTGACGCTATTACCCATGTGGTGCGCTGTTTCGAGGATGCTAATGTAATCCACGTAGCCGGCAAGATTGATCCGATCTCCGATATTGGGGTGATTGATACCGAATTAGCCTTGTCAGATTTAACTACGGTTGAAAAAACGCTACAGCGCTCAAGCAAGGCGGCTAAATCAGGTAATGACAAAGAAGCCGCAGCCTTAGTGGCTGTGCTAACTAAAGTGCAGGCTCACTTAGATCAGGCTCAGCCGGTACGCAGCATGAAGCTGACAGAAGAAGAAAACTTGCTCTTAAAGCCGCTCTGCTTAATCACAGCAAAGCCGGCAATGTATATCGCTAACGTCAAAGAAGACGGTTTTAAAAACAATCCTCATTTAGAGGAGGTTATTCAGCATGCGGCCAAAGAGGGCGCCCCAGTAGTGGCAGTATGCGCCGCAATTGAGGCTGAGATTGCTGACCTAGATGATGCCGATAAAGTAGAGTTCCTTGCCGACCTAGGTATGGAGGAGTCTGGATTGGATCGCGTGATTCGTGCAGGCTATAAGTTACTTGGGCTACAGACTTACTTTACCGCTGGAGTTAAAGAGGTTCGCGCCTGGACCATTCATCAAGGTGATACTGCTCCCCAGGCTGCAGGGGTTATTCATACGGACTTTGAGCGTGGCTTTATCCGTGCACAAACTATTGCATTTGAAGACTTTGTTCAATTTAAGGGTGAGCCTGGTGCCAAAGAAGCTGGCAAGATGCGTGCCGAAGGTAAGGAGTATGTTATTAAGGACGGCGATGTCCTCAACTTCCTCTTTAACGTCTAA
- the trpC gene encoding indole-3-glycerol phosphate synthase TrpC encodes MSDILDKIVATKKIEVAADSKKISLANQRDQAEENNRDAPLKPRGFIQSIERKIAAGKAGVITEIKKASPSKGILRENFQPAEIAQSYEKNGAACLSVLTDKDYFQGANAYLQAARAACNIPVLRKDFTIDPYQVYEARAIGADAILLIVACLELNQMKELEACAHELGLDVLVEVHNAPELEQALELKTPLLGINNRNLKTFEVTLQTTLSLLSMVPAGKTLVTESGIMNRADVQLMRDHQINAFLVGEAFMRADDPGTALSKLFN; translated from the coding sequence ATGAGCGATATCCTCGATAAAATTGTTGCCACCAAAAAAATTGAGGTAGCCGCTGATTCAAAAAAAATCTCTTTAGCGAATCAACGTGATCAGGCTGAGGAAAATAATCGTGATGCGCCATTAAAACCACGGGGCTTTATTCAATCTATCGAACGAAAGATTGCAGCTGGCAAGGCCGGTGTGATTACTGAGATTAAGAAAGCAAGCCCTAGCAAAGGAATCTTGCGAGAAAATTTTCAGCCAGCTGAGATTGCCCAATCCTACGAAAAAAATGGGGCAGCTTGTTTATCTGTACTCACAGATAAAGATTATTTTCAGGGGGCTAATGCTTACCTTCAGGCCGCAAGAGCCGCATGCAATATTCCAGTCTTACGCAAAGACTTTACTATCGACCCTTATCAAGTATATGAAGCAAGGGCAATCGGTGCCGATGCTATTTTGCTCATTGTGGCCTGCTTAGAACTCAATCAAATGAAGGAGTTAGAAGCCTGCGCTCATGAACTCGGTCTCGATGTGCTCGTTGAGGTTCATAACGCCCCTGAATTAGAGCAAGCACTTGAATTAAAAACGCCATTGCTTGGAATTAATAATCGTAACCTGAAGACTTTTGAAGTGACCCTTCAAACAACGCTGTCCTTGCTATCAATGGTTCCTGCTGGAAAAACTCTGGTTACCGAATCTGGAATCATGAATCGTGCAGACGTGCAATTGATGCGTGATCATCAGATCAATGCATTCTTGGTGGGTGAAGCCTTTATGAGGGCGGATGACCCAGGGACTGCATTAAGCAAGCTGTTTAATTAA
- the trpD gene encoding anthranilate phosphoribosyltransferase, giving the protein MPITPQQALQRCIEHRELFHDEMTAMMRLIMSGEMPPTLVAGLLVALRTKKETVGEIAAAAQVMREFATPVHVEDRKNLVDVVGTGGDGAHTFNISTAAMFVAAAAGAKIAKHGNRSVSSKSGSADILESLGVKLSLSPEQVAKCISDVGAGFMFAPNHHPAMKNVVPIRKDLGVRTIFNILGPLTNPADAKRILMGVFHADLVGIQARVLQAMGMDHALVVYGRDGLDEISLEGPTLVGELKDGQVREYEIHPKDFGLSTALTSSFKVADPEESKAIVLDVLNKKSGPASDIVCLNAGAVLYVADVAPSIASGIQMAQAAIASGAARQKLDQFIAATQH; this is encoded by the coding sequence ATGCCCATTACTCCACAGCAAGCATTACAACGTTGCATTGAACATCGCGAACTCTTTCATGATGAGATGACTGCCATGATGCGTCTGATCATGAGTGGTGAAATGCCACCCACTTTAGTTGCTGGCCTACTCGTTGCCCTGCGCACCAAAAAAGAAACTGTTGGCGAGATCGCCGCAGCTGCGCAAGTCATGCGTGAATTTGCGACGCCAGTACATGTAGAAGATAGAAAGAATTTAGTGGATGTAGTGGGCACAGGCGGAGATGGTGCTCACACGTTCAATATTTCTACAGCTGCTATGTTTGTCGCTGCGGCGGCTGGCGCAAAGATTGCTAAGCATGGCAATCGTAGCGTAAGTAGTAAATCAGGTAGCGCAGATATTCTGGAATCCTTAGGCGTTAAGCTCTCGCTCTCACCTGAGCAGGTTGCAAAGTGTATTTCTGATGTAGGGGCAGGCTTTATGTTTGCACCAAACCATCACCCTGCGATGAAAAATGTGGTGCCGATTCGTAAAGATTTGGGTGTACGCACGATTTTTAATATCCTAGGGCCCCTTACAAACCCAGCAGATGCCAAGCGCATCCTCATGGGTGTATTTCATGCTGACTTAGTGGGTATCCAGGCACGTGTATTGCAAGCCATGGGAATGGATCATGCATTAGTGGTTTATGGCCGTGATGGCTTAGATGAGATTTCTCTTGAGGGCCCTACTCTCGTTGGTGAACTAAAAGATGGCCAGGTTCGTGAATATGAGATTCATCCAAAAGACTTTGGTTTAAGTACAGCGCTTACTAGCAGTTTTAAGGTGGCCGATCCGGAAGAATCTAAAGCAATTGTTTTAGATGTGCTCAATAAAAAATCCGGCCCAGCCAGTGACATTGTTTGTCTCAATGCTGGCGCAGTTCTGTATGTAGCCGATGTAGCACCCAGTATTGCTAGTGGTATTCAGATGGCACAAGCAGCCATTGCTTCTGGTGCCGCCCGTCAAAAGCTAGACCAATTTATAGCAGCAACCCAACACTAA
- a CDS encoding aminodeoxychorismate/anthranilate synthase component II, with amino-acid sequence MLLMIDNYDSFTYNLVQYFAELGEEVKVFRNNEISVEEIAKINPARICISPGPCSPAEAGISVATIQRYAGQIPILGVCLGHQAIGEAFGGKIIRAQKVMHGKTDDIHHTGAGVFKDLPNPFKVTRYHSLAIEKSSLPVVLEITATSSDGEIMGVRHKELAVEGVQFHPESILSEHGHALLKNFLQAK; translated from the coding sequence ATGCTCCTCATGATTGATAACTACGATTCATTTACCTACAACCTGGTTCAGTATTTTGCAGAGCTTGGTGAAGAGGTAAAGGTCTTCCGTAATAATGAAATTTCTGTTGAAGAGATTGCCAAGATCAACCCTGCTCGTATTTGCATTTCACCAGGACCCTGCAGTCCAGCTGAAGCGGGAATTTCAGTGGCTACGATTCAACGCTATGCCGGACAGATTCCAATCCTAGGCGTATGCCTTGGGCACCAAGCGATTGGTGAAGCATTTGGCGGCAAGATTATTCGCGCCCAGAAAGTCATGCATGGCAAGACCGATGATATTCACCATACTGGCGCTGGCGTTTTTAAAGATTTACCTAACCCATTCAAAGTAACGCGCTATCACTCACTTGCAATTGAAAAGAGCTCATTGCCAGTAGTTCTTGAGATAACAGCTACCTCTTCTGATGGTGAGATTATGGGTGTACGCCATAAAGAACTCGCGGTGGAAGGTGTGCAATTCCATCCAGAATCGATTCTTTCTGAGCATGGTCATGCACTTCTGAAGAACTTCTTGCAAGCCAAATAA
- the trpE gene encoding anthranilate synthase component I yields the protein MQHEEFLALAKQGFNRIPLVKEVLADLETPLSLYVKLTQAFGQKNTYLLESVLGGERFGRFSFIGLPAKTVLRTVGTPDAPLTEVLFNDKVIESNHDNPLDFVDAYFKRFKVALQPGLPRFCGGLAGYFGYDTVRYIESRLAKHHLPDELGVPDIQLMLTEELAVVDNVAGRIYLIVYADPSVIDSFEKGQARLKELLACLSKPVSMPASLPSTKTELIRKFKAVDFENAVLKTKEYILAGDCMQVVIGQRISKPFTDSPLALYRALRSLNPSPYMYFYDFGDLQVVGSSPEILVRQEQRESQKIVTIRPLAGTRPRGATPEEDERLATELLADPKEIAEHVMLIDLARNDVGRIAKTGTVKVTDSMSIEKYSHVQHIVSSVEGELLDNMSNMDVLRATFPAGTLSGAPKIRAMEIIDEMEIVKRGVYGGAVGYLSFSGDMDVAIAIRTGVIRDGVLHSQAGAGVVADSDPTAEWKETEVKARAVLMAADLVQGGLDAPHD from the coding sequence ATGCAGCACGAAGAATTTCTTGCCCTCGCAAAACAGGGTTTCAATCGCATTCCATTGGTGAAAGAAGTTTTAGCAGACTTAGAGACGCCGCTCTCGCTATACGTCAAGCTCACACAAGCTTTTGGGCAAAAGAATACCTATCTACTTGAATCTGTCTTAGGTGGTGAGCGCTTTGGGCGATTCTCTTTTATTGGCCTACCTGCAAAAACTGTTTTGAGAACAGTGGGTACGCCTGATGCCCCACTCACTGAAGTGCTCTTCAATGACAAGGTGATTGAAAGTAATCATGACAACCCATTGGATTTTGTAGACGCGTATTTCAAGCGCTTTAAAGTGGCGTTGCAACCCGGTCTCCCGCGATTCTGTGGTGGGCTTGCTGGCTACTTTGGTTATGACACGGTTCGTTATATTGAATCGCGTTTAGCAAAACACCATCTGCCAGATGAATTGGGTGTGCCGGATATTCAATTGATGCTCACCGAAGAGTTAGCAGTAGTTGATAACGTTGCAGGTCGTATTTATTTAATTGTCTATGCAGACCCCAGCGTGATAGATAGCTTTGAAAAGGGCCAAGCTCGATTAAAAGAATTACTTGCTTGCTTAAGTAAGCCTGTGAGTATGCCAGCTTCATTACCAAGCACTAAAACAGAATTGATTCGCAAATTTAAGGCAGTCGATTTTGAAAACGCTGTTCTCAAAACCAAAGAATATATTTTGGCTGGGGATTGCATGCAGGTAGTGATTGGCCAGCGTATCAGCAAACCATTTACAGATTCACCGCTTGCTCTCTATCGTGCATTACGCTCTTTGAATCCATCACCTTATATGTACTTCTATGACTTTGGTGATCTGCAGGTAGTAGGCTCATCACCAGAGATCTTGGTACGCCAAGAGCAACGTGAGAGTCAAAAGATTGTGACGATTCGTCCGCTAGCCGGCACACGCCCTCGTGGCGCGACACCCGAGGAAGATGAGCGCCTTGCTACAGAATTACTTGCCGATCCAAAAGAAATTGCTGAGCATGTGATGTTGATTGACTTGGCACGTAACGATGTAGGTCGTATTGCAAAGACTGGAACTGTCAAAGTGACAGACTCTATGTCAATTGAAAAATACTCTCACGTACAGCACATTGTGAGCTCCGTTGAAGGCGAGCTATTAGACAATATGAGCAATATGGATGTTCTGCGCGCAACCTTCCCTGCCGGCACTTTATCGGGCGCCCCAAAAATTCGGGCAATGGAAATTATTGATGAGATGGAAATTGTGAAACGCGGAGTTTATGGTGGCGCAGTAGGCTATCTCTCCTTCTCTGGGGATATGGATGTAGCGATCGCCATTCGCACCGGTGTAATTCGTGATGGCGTATTGCATTCTCAAGCAGGTGCTGGTGTAGTTGCAGACTCTGACCCCACTGCCGAGTGGAAAGAAACTGAAGTGAAAGCTCGAGCAGTATTAATGGCAGCTGACTTAGTACAAGGAGGACTCGATGCTCCTCATGATTGA
- the rpe gene encoding ribulose-phosphate 3-epimerase yields MDSQKSLSNSQFVIAPSILSADFACLGKEVQDVLMAGADWIHFDVMDNHYVPNLTIGPLVCKAIRPHAIKDGKPAMIDVHLMVEPVDRLIPDFAKAGANLISFHPEASPHVNRTINLIRDQGCQAGLVLNPATPLHHLDHTLDLLDLVLLMSVNPGFGGQSFIPSTLDKITQVRARLDRYQQETGRHIRLEVDGGIKVDNIAEVAKAGADTFVAGSAIFGKENYADVIKAMRAELATSGKA; encoded by the coding sequence ATGGATAGCCAGAAATCACTCTCAAATAGCCAGTTTGTCATTGCCCCCTCCATTTTGTCGGCTGACTTTGCCTGCCTGGGCAAGGAAGTTCAGGATGTTCTCATGGCGGGTGCAGACTGGATTCACTTTGATGTGATGGACAACCACTACGTCCCGAACCTGACTATTGGCCCCTTAGTTTGTAAGGCAATTCGCCCTCATGCAATAAAAGATGGCAAGCCAGCGATGATTGATGTGCACCTCATGGTGGAACCAGTAGATCGCCTCATTCCAGATTTTGCAAAAGCAGGTGCAAACCTGATTAGCTTTCATCCTGAGGCAAGCCCTCATGTGAACCGTACTATTAATTTAATTCGCGATCAAGGTTGTCAAGCTGGTTTGGTTTTAAATCCTGCCACACCGCTTCATCACTTAGATCACACACTTGATTTACTTGATCTGGTTTTATTGATGTCCGTAAATCCTGGGTTTGGTGGTCAGTCATTTATTCCGAGCACGCTCGATAAGATTACTCAAGTGCGTGCACGCCTAGATCGTTATCAACAAGAAACCGGTCGCCATATTCGTCTTGAAGTGGATGGCGGAATTAAAGTCGACAATATTGCAGAAGTAGCCAAAGCTGGTGCAGATACTTTTGTTGCTGGTTCCGCAATCTTTGGCAAAGAAAATTATGCCGACGTGATTAAAGCGATGCGCGCAGAACTAGCGACGTCAGGAAAAGCGTAA
- the apaG gene encoding Co2+/Mg2+ efflux protein ApaG, translated as MNPHEISITVKTQYLADQSDPDNRQFAFAYTVAIKNTGTASIQLIARHWFITDGDNDVQEVRGLGVVGQQPLLRSGEQFEYTSWATLPTPAGTMRGEYFCVTEEAQFFQAPIPEFALVMPRTLH; from the coding sequence ATGAATCCTCATGAAATCAGCATTACGGTTAAAACCCAATATTTGGCCGACCAGTCTGACCCCGATAATCGTCAGTTTGCCTTTGCCTACACGGTCGCTATTAAAAATACCGGTACGGCCAGCATTCAGCTCATTGCTCGCCATTGGTTCATCACCGATGGGGATAACGATGTCCAAGAGGTCCGTGGGCTGGGGGTGGTAGGCCAACAACCCCTTTTGCGGTCAGGGGAACAGTTTGAGTACACCAGTTGGGCCACCTTACCAACGCCGGCGGGAACCATGCGTGGGGAGTATTTCTGTGTCACTGAAGAAGCTCAGTTTTTCCAGGCCCCCATCCCTGAATTTGCCTTGGTGATGCCCAGAACCTTGCACTAG
- a CDS encoding murein transglycosylase A: protein MISISKLISRKNTSQVFVCSVFVISIASLLAACSTPSTRGSGYRSSGAAPTSYSSSIASFRSISWQDLPGWQEDDLTQAWPAWLKSCDALRKRNSEMNWRQVCAQVGNVSGRDERAIRQYFEGNFQAYEVRNSATGNESGLITGYYEPVMDGSQTRTATYPVPLYGLPNAWKGSKPSPAPARAELMSTGVLRGSEIAWVQDPVAAAFMQIQGSGKIRLEDGRVLRLGYAGTNDQPFKSFAQWLLDRKEITRGEATMQGISAWAKRNPGRVEEMLNANPRFVFFKELPSNVSPDLGPNGALGVPLTAERSIAIDLKAMPLGAPVFLSTTKPLSSQTLQKLVMAQDTGKAIVGGVRADYYWGSGDSAGELAGRMKQDGKMWLLLPR, encoded by the coding sequence ATGATTTCTATATCCAAATTGATAAGTCGCAAAAATACTTCGCAAGTCTTTGTCTGCAGTGTATTCGTTATCAGTATTGCGAGCTTATTGGCTGCTTGCTCTACCCCTTCCACCCGTGGATCTGGTTATCGATCTAGTGGCGCTGCTCCAACTAGCTACAGCTCCTCAATCGCCAGCTTCCGATCTATTTCCTGGCAGGACTTACCTGGCTGGCAAGAGGATGATTTAACCCAAGCTTGGCCAGCTTGGCTCAAGAGTTGTGATGCCCTGCGTAAACGTAATAGTGAAATGAATTGGCGCCAGGTATGCGCTCAAGTCGGTAACGTTTCAGGCCGTGATGAACGTGCAATTCGTCAATACTTTGAGGGAAATTTTCAGGCATACGAAGTACGTAACAGCGCTACAGGCAACGAATCAGGGCTAATCACCGGTTATTACGAGCCCGTCATGGATGGCTCTCAGACCCGCACAGCCACTTACCCTGTCCCTTTGTATGGCCTGCCAAATGCCTGGAAAGGCTCAAAGCCAAGCCCTGCGCCAGCACGTGCAGAACTGATGAGTACTGGAGTGCTGCGAGGTTCAGAAATCGCCTGGGTGCAAGATCCCGTAGCTGCTGCCTTTATGCAAATTCAGGGCTCTGGAAAAATTCGTTTAGAAGATGGGCGTGTATTACGACTTGGTTATGCCGGAACTAATGATCAGCCGTTTAAGTCTTTTGCCCAGTGGTTGCTCGATCGCAAGGAAATCACGCGCGGTGAGGCAACGATGCAGGGCATTTCTGCATGGGCCAAGCGCAACCCTGGCCGAGTAGAGGAGATGCTCAATGCCAATCCTCGATTTGTATTCTTTAAAGAGTTGCCGAGTAATGTCAGTCCTGATCTAGGTCCTAATGGTGCCCTAGGAGTGCCTTTAACAGCCGAACGTAGTATTGCCATTGATCTGAAGGCGATGCCCTTAGGTGCCCCAGTCTTCTTGAGTACTACCAAACCCTTGAGTAGTCAGACCTTGCAAAAGTTGGTGATGGCCCAAGATACAGGTAAAGCCATTGTGGGCGGGGTGCGAGCAGATTACTATTGGGGATCAGGAGATTCTGCAGGTGAGTTAGCGGGACGCATGAAGCAAGATGGCAAGATGTGGTTATTGTTGCCACGCTGA
- a CDS encoding enoyl-CoA hydratase gives MTYNTILTEVDGKVAVITLNRPQVLNALNDELMNELGKALLGFDADNNIGCIIVTGSEKAFAAGADIATMAKYGFADVYRSGFISRNWEEIKKVRKPVIAAVSGYALGGGCELAMMCDTIMAADNAKFAQPEVKLGIIPGAGGTQRLPRAVSKAKAMDLALTGRMMDAAEAERSGLVARIFPQADLLKEVKAIAATIAEMPLLTAMMVKEAINAAYETTLSEGMHLERRLFHSCFATHDQKEGMAAFMEKRPAKFTNS, from the coding sequence ATGACCTACAACACCATATTGACTGAAGTAGATGGCAAAGTTGCCGTCATTACTCTCAATCGTCCTCAGGTATTAAATGCTCTTAATGATGAGTTAATGAATGAGTTGGGTAAGGCGCTGTTGGGTTTTGATGCTGACAACAATATTGGATGCATCATCGTCACCGGTAGTGAAAAAGCTTTTGCCGCGGGCGCGGATATTGCAACGATGGCCAAGTATGGTTTTGCCGATGTTTATCGTAGTGGCTTTATTTCTCGTAACTGGGAAGAGATCAAAAAAGTACGTAAGCCAGTAATTGCAGCAGTGTCTGGATATGCTCTTGGTGGTGGGTGTGAGTTGGCGATGATGTGCGACACCATCATGGCCGCTGATAATGCAAAGTTTGCTCAACCAGAGGTGAAGTTGGGAATCATTCCTGGCGCTGGTGGTACGCAACGTTTGCCCCGCGCAGTCTCAAAAGCCAAGGCAATGGATTTGGCGCTGACCGGACGGATGATGGATGCGGCTGAAGCCGAGCGCTCTGGTCTTGTTGCCCGTATTTTCCCGCAAGCAGATTTGCTAAAAGAAGTGAAGGCAATTGCTGCGACGATTGCAGAGATGCCACTGCTGACTGCGATGATGGTGAAAGAGGCAATCAATGCCGCATATGAAACTACGCTATCAGAAGGGATGCACCTTGAGCGTCGTTTATTCCATTCATGTTTTGCAACTCATGATCAAAAAGAAGGTATGGCAGCTTTTATGGAAAAGCGCCCAGCGAAATTTACGAACTCGTAA
- a CDS encoding M20 aminoacylase family protein — MRLLPEIIGSASAIQEIRRNIHAHPELRFEENRTSDLVAEALSSWGITVYRGLGKTGVVGRLNGDLGLGKMVGLRADMDALPLQEHNNFEHTSKNPGKMHACGHDGHTAMLLGAAQYLSNHRDFTGSVIFIFQPAEEGGAGAQEMINDGLFKQFPCDAVFGLHNWPGLAEGHFGVTSGPMMASSNTFEITIRGKGGHAALPHNSADPVLAGTQVVQALQSIITRNKRPVDAAVLSVTQFHAGETSNVIPDSAFIGGTVRTFTIEVLDLIEQRLREISHNVASAFDCQAEVGFTRNYPPLINHDKEVHFASEVMSELVGAQNVNTSIDPTMGAEDFAFMLLEKPGCYVFLGNGDGDHRSVGHGMGPCHLHNPSYDFNDALIPVGVSYWVKLAQRYLEK; from the coding sequence ATGCGATTACTTCCAGAAATCATAGGCTCTGCATCAGCTATTCAAGAGATTCGCCGCAATATTCATGCGCATCCAGAATTGCGCTTTGAAGAAAATCGCACTTCCGATCTCGTAGCTGAAGCACTTTCGAGTTGGGGAATTACGGTTTATCGTGGCCTTGGAAAAACTGGAGTTGTCGGAAGACTGAATGGAGACTTAGGTCTAGGCAAGATGGTTGGATTGCGTGCCGACATGGATGCGCTGCCATTACAAGAACACAATAACTTTGAACATACTTCAAAGAACCCCGGCAAGATGCATGCCTGTGGCCATGATGGTCACACTGCCATGCTATTGGGTGCCGCTCAGTACTTATCCAATCATCGAGACTTTACCGGTTCGGTAATTTTCATTTTTCAGCCAGCAGAAGAAGGTGGTGCTGGCGCGCAAGAGATGATTAACGATGGACTCTTTAAACAATTTCCTTGCGATGCTGTCTTTGGTCTGCATAACTGGCCAGGACTTGCCGAAGGTCATTTTGGCGTGACGTCTGGTCCGATGATGGCTTCTAGTAATACTTTTGAAATTACCATCCGTGGTAAAGGCGGGCATGCCGCCTTGCCACACAATAGTGCTGATCCCGTACTTGCTGGTACTCAAGTTGTGCAAGCCCTGCAAAGCATCATTACACGCAATAAGCGCCCAGTAGATGCGGCAGTGTTATCGGTAACGCAGTTCCATGCGGGTGAGACAAGTAACGTCATTCCAGATAGTGCGTTTATTGGTGGAACCGTTCGCACATTTACTATCGAAGTCCTGGATTTAATTGAACAACGTTTGAGAGAGATCTCACACAATGTAGCTAGCGCATTTGACTGTCAGGCAGAAGTCGGCTTTACTCGCAATTATCCTCCGCTCATTAATCATGACAAGGAAGTACATTTTGCAAGCGAGGTCATGAGTGAGTTGGTTGGAGCGCAAAACGTTAATACCTCTATTGATCCAACCATGGGCGCAGAAGACTTTGCGTTCATGCTCCTAGAGAAACCGGGTTGCTATGTGTTTCTAGGTAACGGTGATGGCGATCACCGCTCGGTAGGTCATGGCATGGGTCCATGCCATCTTCATAATCCTTCGTATGACTTTAATGACGCCCTGATCCCAGTAGGCGTCAGCTACTGGGTCAAGCTAGCTCAACGCTACTTAGAAAAATAA
- the bioD gene encoding dethiobiotin synthase — protein MTLSTSTGFFVTGTDTEVGKTLVSGALILKLREAGNRAIGFKPVVAGTYVDTGGRKLNEDLETLRIASGLNPGEQSLCPFVLDVAAAPHLVAQQNNVHLDATLILDEFNILDSVFDSVVVEGAGGFLVPLNEQEDLGDVAQAMDLPVILVVGMRLGCINHALLTCEAIVSRQLTIAGWVANTLSEEMPLLAENIQTLKDRIFAPFLGLVPTLPQQLQKLENAPYAIEALGFAAEHIKLPG, from the coding sequence ATGACACTGAGTACATCTACCGGTTTTTTTGTTACGGGCACTGATACTGAAGTTGGTAAAACTTTAGTGAGCGGCGCACTCATTCTTAAACTGAGAGAAGCTGGTAATCGCGCAATAGGTTTCAAACCTGTGGTTGCGGGCACTTATGTTGATACTGGCGGCCGAAAACTCAATGAAGATTTAGAAACATTGCGCATTGCTTCAGGACTCAATCCTGGCGAGCAAAGTCTTTGTCCATTTGTTCTGGATGTTGCGGCAGCCCCTCATCTCGTTGCCCAGCAAAATAATGTGCATTTAGATGCCACTCTGATCTTAGATGAATTCAATATATTGGATTCAGTATTTGATTCGGTAGTGGTTGAAGGTGCCGGTGGGTTTTTAGTCCCATTAAATGAGCAGGAAGATTTGGGGGATGTAGCGCAGGCGATGGATTTACCCGTCATTCTCGTTGTGGGCATGCGCTTGGGTTGCATTAATCATGCCCTACTCACTTGTGAAGCTATTGTGTCACGCCAGCTGACAATTGCGGGTTGGGTAGCCAACACACTTTCAGAGGAAATGCCTCTGTTAGCTGAAAATATTCAAACCCTTAAGGACCGAATTTTTGCGCCTTTTTTAGGTCTTGTTCCGACTCTTCCTCAGCAGCTTCAGAAATTAGAGAATGCCCCCTATGCCATTGAGGCCTTAGGGTTTGCTGCAGAACATATAAAACTGCCAGGGTAA